The Mammaliicoccus sciuri genome window below encodes:
- the lrgB gene encoding antiholin-like protein LrgB, translating to MMEHLGLNTPYFGIELSVILFLVGTYLFKKTNGFFLFAPLFFSMVGGIVFLKATGIPYENYKIGGDIINFFLEPATICFAIPLYKKREVLKKHWHHIMGGIAIGTVAALVIIYIVAKAFQFGDDIIASMLPQAATTAIALPVSEGISGIKELTSLAVILNAVIIMALGNKLLKLFNITNPIARGLALGTSGHTLGVAAAKELGEVEESMASISLVLVGIVVVAVVPFFVMFLL from the coding sequence ATGATGGAACATTTAGGCCTTAATACACCATATTTCGGTATCGAATTATCTGTAATATTATTCTTAGTCGGTACATATTTATTTAAAAAAACAAATGGATTCTTCTTGTTTGCGCCATTATTTTTCAGTATGGTTGGTGGTATTGTATTTTTAAAAGCGACAGGGATACCATATGAAAATTACAAAATAGGTGGAGATATTATTAATTTCTTCCTAGAACCAGCAACAATTTGTTTCGCAATTCCTTTATACAAAAAACGTGAAGTGCTTAAAAAACATTGGCATCATATCATGGGTGGTATTGCGATTGGAACAGTAGCAGCACTTGTTATTATTTATATTGTAGCGAAAGCATTCCAATTTGGTGATGATATTATCGCATCAATGTTACCACAAGCAGCAACAACTGCAATTGCATTGCCAGTTTCAGAAGGTATTTCAGGTATTAAAGAACTCACATCATTAGCCGTAATTTTAAACGCCGTTATTATTATGGCATTAGGTAATAAATTATTGAAACTCTTTAATATTACAAATCCGATTGCAAGAGGATTAGCTTTAGGTACAAGTGGACACACACTCGGTGTCGCAGCAGCAAAAGAATTAGGTGAAGTAGAAGAATCAATGGCCAGTATTTCACTCGTTCTTGTTGGTATCGTAGTCGTAGCAGTCGTTCCATTCTTTGTTATGTTCTTATTATAG
- a CDS encoding LPXTG cell wall anchor domain-containing protein, whose product MSVDKGYYKPTYKLGNYVWHDIDRDGVQGTDENEKPISNVEVILRDENGKEIGRTKTDETGYYEFDGLENGNYEVEFITPEGFEETPTEQGENEETDSNTRITKTTIDGADNMSVDKGYYKPTYKLGNYVWHDIDRDGVQGTDENEKPISNVEVILRDENGKEIGRTKTDETGYYEFDGLENGNYEVEFITPEGFEETPTEQGENEETDSNTRITKATIDDADNMSVDKGYYELDDSDSDADSDSDADSGSDADSDSDADSDSDADSDSDADSDSDADSDSDADSDSDSDSDMGMGSTDSNNNDGNGIAKAATTDDHDKSNNDKKLPDTGEQPINNAALFGGLFAGIGSLFLLGRRKKDNKENN is encoded by the coding sequence ATGAGTGTTGATAAAGGTTATTATAAGCCGACATATAAATTAGGTAATTATGTATGGCATGATATTGACCGAGATGGTGTACAAGGAACAGATGAAAATGAGAAACCAATTTCAAATGTAGAAGTAATTTTACGAGATGAAAATGGTAAAGAAATAGGTAGAACAAAAACAGATGAAACAGGTTATTACGAATTTGATGGATTAGAGAATGGGAACTATGAAGTTGAATTTATAACACCAGAAGGTTTCGAAGAAACACCAACAGAACAAGGTGAAAATGAAGAAACAGATTCAAATACAAGAATCACAAAAACAACAATTGATGGCGCAGATAACATGAGTGTTGATAAAGGTTATTATAAGCCGACATATAAATTAGGTAATTATGTATGGCATGATATTGACCGAGATGGTGTACAAGGAACAGATGAAAATGAGAAACCAATTTCAAATGTAGAAGTAATTTTACGAGATGAAAATGGTAAAGAAATAGGTAGAACAAAAACAGATGAAACAGGTTATTACGAATTTGATGGATTAGAGAATGGGAACTATGAAGTTGAATTTATAACACCAGAAGGTTTCGAAGAAACGCCAACAGAACAAGGTGAAAATGAAGAAACAGATTCGAATACAAGAATCACAAAAGCAACAATTGATGACGCAGATAACATGAGTGTCGATAAAGGTTATTATGAATTAGATGACTCTGACTCAGATGCGGACAGCGATTCAGACGCAGACAGTGGTTCAGACGCAGATAGCGACTCAGATGCGGATTCTGATTCAGATGCGGATTCTGATTCAGATGCGGACTCTGACTCAGACGCGGACAGTGACTCAGATGCAGATAGCGATTCAGACTCTGACTCAGATATGGGAATGGGTTCAACTGATTCAAACAACAATGATGGAAACGGCATTGCAAAAGCTGCAACTACAGATGATCATGATAAATCAAATAATGATAAGAAATTACCAGACACTGGTGAACAACCAATAAATAACGCTGCTTTATTCGGCGGTTTATTTGCTGGAATTGGATCATTATTCTTACTTGGTCGTCGCAAAAAAGACAACAAAGAAAATAACTAG
- a CDS encoding poly(glycerol-phosphate) alpha-glucosyltransferase — MEISNQLKNLFNSNSDVEKIFVSVGHPSQKAIVKMFKAHNAERNIKKYIESFRKNTGKNAEWVKIDFVTSIEKIKYEQLKHDLTHTRRNYVEYGFSLDNNWELAFLPEEINTNAFIRPEPNSKELFMSEKNINNYIKKYKRIRKYFTHRNYENESVYKFYTKSYFFEENQLIELEEKGYRKGLRKIDNLNEEIDRLIKTSTHFLKDQIQDNGKYIYGYFPHFDNEIGFYNNLRHSSSTYALIEGLSYLNEDVTIVEKAIDYLIKHYLYEVDAAGYIFDDTEGMNEIKLGQNAAFIFAICEYLKHVPDNARYLEAAQKVAKGILSMIDDQQQTIHVLNYPDLTIKEQFRIVYYDGEAALALLRLYQIDHNEEWLNTVKMLFEMFIEKKYWKYHDHWLGYCINELVQIDPQEKYYKFGIQNVSSYLDYMQQRETTFPTFLEMLMATYHLVEKAKSTGYADLVETYLDEEKFIKTIHIRADYERTGYFYPEIAMYFKNPARIVNSFFIKHHGYRVRIDDIEHYLSGYVQYQKVFKDS, encoded by the coding sequence ATGGAGATATCTAATCAACTAAAGAATTTATTCAATAGTAATTCTGATGTAGAAAAAATATTTGTTAGTGTTGGTCATCCTTCCCAAAAGGCTATAGTAAAAATGTTTAAAGCTCATAATGCTGAACGAAATATTAAAAAATATATCGAATCATTTCGAAAAAATACTGGTAAAAATGCTGAATGGGTTAAAATAGATTTCGTTACATCAATTGAAAAAATTAAATATGAACAATTAAAGCATGATTTAACTCATACACGTAGAAATTATGTAGAATATGGCTTTTCATTAGATAATAATTGGGAGTTAGCATTCTTACCTGAAGAAATTAATACCAATGCATTTATAAGACCAGAACCTAATAGTAAAGAGCTTTTCATGTCTGAGAAGAACATTAACAACTATATTAAAAAATACAAAAGAATAAGAAAATATTTCACACATCGTAACTATGAAAACGAATCTGTTTATAAGTTCTACACGAAAAGTTATTTCTTTGAAGAAAATCAACTTATTGAATTAGAAGAAAAAGGATATCGTAAAGGTCTAAGAAAAATAGATAATCTTAATGAAGAAATTGATCGATTAATTAAAACAAGTACACACTTTTTGAAAGATCAAATTCAAGATAACGGAAAGTATATTTACGGTTATTTTCCACATTTTGATAATGAAATAGGCTTCTATAACAACTTACGTCATTCATCTTCGACATATGCATTAATAGAAGGTCTGAGTTATTTAAATGAAGATGTCACAATTGTAGAAAAGGCGATTGATTATTTAATAAAACATTATTTATATGAAGTTGATGCCGCGGGATATATATTTGATGATACAGAAGGTATGAATGAAATAAAATTAGGTCAAAACGCTGCATTTATCTTCGCGATTTGTGAATATTTAAAACATGTACCTGATAATGCTCGATATTTAGAAGCTGCACAGAAAGTTGCTAAAGGGATATTGTCGATGATTGATGATCAACAACAAACGATTCACGTATTAAATTATCCTGATTTAACGATAAAAGAACAATTCAGAATTGTATATTATGATGGTGAAGCTGCTTTAGCGTTATTAAGACTTTACCAAATTGATCATAATGAAGAATGGTTGAATACAGTCAAAATGTTATTTGAAATGTTTATAGAGAAAAAATATTGGAAGTATCATGATCACTGGTTAGGATATTGTATAAATGAATTAGTACAAATTGATCCACAAGAGAAATATTATAAATTTGGCATTCAGAACGTATCGAGTTATTTAGATTATATGCAACAAAGGGAAACGACATTCCCAACATTTTTAGAAATGTTAATGGCGACTTATCACTTAGTTGAAAAAGCTAAGAGTACTGGCTATGCTGATCTTGTTGAAACTTATTTAGATGAAGAAAAATTCATTAAGACAATACATATAAGAGCTGATTATGAAAGAACAGGCTACTTTTATCCTGAAATTGCAATGTACTTTAAAAATCCAGCACGCATTGTGAATTCATTCTTCATTAAACATCATGGCTATAGAGTAAGAATAGATGATATTGAACACTATTTATCAGGGTATGTTCAATACCAAAAAGTATTTAAAGATTCCTAG
- a CDS encoding histidine phosphatase family protein translates to MSKKLYLMRHGQTLFNEKKKIQGASDSPLTQLGIEQARMAKKYFDESNITFESLYASAQERASDTLEIICPERPYVRLKGLKEWNFGLYEAESETLNPPHKPGETSYGDFFIDYGGESSEELQNRMNETLTDIMNTDEADTILAVSHGGALYMFLQLWLPFEKVKEVKFSNCCILEFENNTFKFIQAINPTEIA, encoded by the coding sequence TTGAGTAAGAAATTATACTTAATGAGACACGGACAAACATTATTTAATGAGAAGAAAAAAATTCAAGGTGCATCTGATTCACCATTAACACAATTAGGTATTGAACAAGCGCGTATGGCAAAAAAGTATTTCGATGAATCGAATATAACATTTGAGTCGTTATACGCATCTGCACAAGAACGCGCAAGTGATACGCTTGAAATTATATGTCCAGAAAGGCCATATGTAAGATTAAAAGGATTGAAAGAATGGAACTTTGGACTTTATGAAGCTGAAAGTGAAACTTTAAATCCGCCACATAAGCCAGGTGAAACTTCTTATGGAGACTTCTTTATTGATTATGGCGGTGAGTCTAGTGAGGAACTACAAAATAGAATGAATGAAACATTAACAGATATCATGAATACAGACGAAGCGGATACAATATTAGCAGTAAGCCATGGTGGAGCATTATATATGTTTTTACAACTATGGTTACCATTTGAAAAAGTTAAAGAAGTGAAATTCTCCAATTGTTGCATACTCGAATTTGAAAACAATACATTTAAATTTATACAAGCCATTAATCCAACAGAAATAGCATAA
- a CDS encoding GtrA family protein, with protein sequence MFKKHGEIIRFILVGDINTVNYYWIYLLLLKVFDIQYLVSHILSFIISFIISFYLNCCFVYRVQPTIKKFIQFPITQVVNMGLQTLLLFVFVQLFHVNETFAPFIGLIFTIPITFILSRWILVDK encoded by the coding sequence ATGTTCAAGAAACACGGAGAAATTATTCGATTTATACTTGTAGGTGACATCAATACAGTTAATTATTACTGGATATATTTATTATTATTAAAAGTGTTCGACATTCAATATTTAGTGAGTCATATATTGAGTTTCATAATAAGCTTTATCATTTCATTTTATTTGAATTGTTGTTTTGTTTATCGAGTTCAACCTACCATCAAAAAATTCATTCAATTCCCTATTACTCAAGTTGTAAATATGGGATTACAAACATTGCTATTATTTGTGTTTGTACAGTTATTTCATGTAAACGAAACTTTTGCACCATTTATCGGATTAATTTTTACAATTCCAATAACGTTTATATTATCTAGATGGATATTAGTAGATAAATAA
- a CDS encoding acyl-CoA thioesterase: protein MQERKLVAEKEIEVNVYDIDAMGIVSNIVYVRWFEDLRTAFINQYMTYSEMMKFNISPILMRTEADYKVPLTIHDKPVGRCWLVKASRMKWELEFEIATEDKVHCTGYQKGGFYNVVDEKIAQTPKVFLEI, encoded by the coding sequence ATGCAAGAGAGAAAATTAGTCGCTGAAAAAGAAATCGAAGTTAATGTTTATGATATTGATGCTATGGGCATTGTGAGTAATATTGTGTATGTAAGATGGTTTGAAGATTTAAGAACTGCTTTTATCAACCAATATATGACTTACTCAGAAATGATGAAATTTAACATATCACCAATATTGATGAGAACTGAGGCAGACTATAAAGTACCATTGACGATTCATGATAAACCAGTCGGTAGATGTTGGTTAGTTAAAGCGAGTAGAATGAAGTGGGAACTTGAATTCGAAATTGCTACAGAAGATAAAGTGCATTGTACGGGATATCAAAAAGGTGGATTTTATAACGTGGTAGATGAGAAAATAGCACAAACACCGAAAGTATTTTTAGAAATTTAA
- the kynU gene encoding kynureninase, whose amino-acid sequence MDTSFNTTKEFAEALDKADVLHHVRDRFYIQPNEIYMDGNSLGLASKDAEASLLNALEDWKKEGIKIWNIEDSKYYHYSKHIASNMAPLLGASPEEVVVVGSTTSNIHQAISTFYEPTKDKYKILVDDLNFPTDRYAVDSQVRLKGLDPNDAVKVVKSSDGVFIDEDAIIEAMTDDVALILLPTVLYRSAQVLDMAKITMAAKERQIIIGWDLCHAIGAIEMDLTQIDADFAVWCTYKYLSGGPGSTAGLYINKKHFNRSPGTAGWFGNKDETQFQLNHTFEHQRDASGWQVGTPNILSMAPLEGVLNIFNEVGIHAIRTKSLHITSYLMYLIDEKLTDYGYSVGNLRDDFKRGGHVCLVHDEAYRISLALKDKGVIPDFREPNVIRLAPIALYTSYEEVYKVVEILEEIAQDHLYEQYSTKRGLVV is encoded by the coding sequence ATGGATACTTCATTTAATACAACAAAAGAATTTGCCGAAGCTTTGGATAAAGCGGATGTGTTACATCATGTTCGTGATCGATTTTATATACAACCTAACGAAATTTACATGGATGGGAATTCTTTAGGTCTTGCTTCTAAAGATGCTGAGGCCTCATTGCTCAATGCGTTAGAAGATTGGAAAAAAGAAGGCATTAAAATTTGGAATATTGAAGACAGCAAATACTATCATTATTCTAAGCACATTGCTTCAAACATGGCGCCGTTACTTGGTGCGAGTCCTGAAGAAGTTGTTGTAGTTGGTAGCACGACATCCAATATACATCAAGCTATCAGTACTTTTTACGAACCGACTAAAGATAAATACAAAATATTAGTTGATGACTTAAACTTCCCTACTGATCGTTATGCTGTAGATAGTCAAGTGCGTCTAAAAGGATTAGATCCAAACGATGCAGTTAAAGTTGTTAAAAGTTCAGATGGTGTATTTATTGATGAAGATGCCATTATTGAAGCAATGACGGATGATGTTGCACTTATTCTATTGCCTACCGTACTCTACCGAAGTGCCCAAGTATTAGACATGGCAAAAATAACAATGGCTGCGAAGGAACGTCAAATCATCATTGGATGGGATTTATGTCATGCAATCGGTGCGATTGAAATGGACTTAACCCAAATTGATGCAGACTTTGCTGTATGGTGTACATATAAATATTTATCAGGTGGTCCTGGTTCAACGGCTGGCTTATATATCAATAAGAAACACTTTAATCGCAGTCCTGGTACGGCCGGATGGTTTGGGAATAAAGACGAAACACAATTCCAACTTAATCATACATTTGAACATCAACGAGATGCTTCAGGTTGGCAAGTTGGAACGCCAAATATTCTATCTATGGCACCATTAGAAGGTGTGCTTAACATTTTTAACGAAGTTGGCATACATGCTATTAGAACGAAATCACTTCATATTACGTCATACTTAATGTATTTAATTGATGAAAAGTTAACTGACTATGGTTATTCAGTTGGGAACTTACGTGATGATTTTAAACGAGGTGGACATGTATGTTTAGTGCATGATGAAGCATATAGAATCAGTTTAGCGTTGAAAGATAAAGGCGTCATTCCTGATTTTAGAGAGCCGAATGTAATTCGATTAGCACCTATTGCTTTATATACATCATATGAAGAAGTCTATAAAGTCGTTGAGATTTTAGAAGAAATTGCACAAGATCATTTATACGAACAATATAGTACGAAACGTGGCCTGGTCGTATAA
- a CDS encoding GntR family transcriptional regulator → MLKYELIAERIESLINNGHYEAGDKLPSVEVLRSEFNVSKSTIINALKNLEKTGLIYQARGSGIYVRNPKRDGFVNLFTADGFSDEFKGHDVTSKILKVAEIQPEDEVKQQLKLKDNDTVYLVDRVRYLDGEVFCIETSYFSKNVVLYMNEEIANGSIFHYIENNLKVKVGFTDIYFNIGKLNKEDATHLELNEGDPSLEYEQIFYTSTGIPFDYSKIIFHYENSRFYIPSIK, encoded by the coding sequence ATGCTTAAGTACGAGCTTATTGCTGAACGTATTGAGTCACTTATCAATAATGGGCATTATGAAGCTGGAGATAAATTACCGAGTGTTGAAGTTTTAAGAAGTGAATTTAACGTGAGCAAGAGTACAATTATCAATGCTCTTAAAAATCTAGAAAAAACAGGTTTAATCTATCAAGCTAGAGGCAGTGGCATCTATGTTAGAAATCCGAAAAGAGATGGATTTGTTAACTTATTTACAGCCGATGGATTTTCAGATGAATTTAAAGGACACGATGTAACGAGCAAAATCTTAAAAGTCGCAGAGATTCAACCTGAAGATGAAGTAAAACAACAATTAAAGTTAAAAGATAACGATACTGTATATCTTGTTGATCGCGTTAGATATCTTGATGGAGAAGTATTCTGTATTGAAACTTCTTATTTTAGTAAGAATGTTGTCTTATACATGAATGAAGAAATTGCCAATGGTTCAATTTTTCATTACATTGAAAATAACTTAAAAGTCAAAGTAGGATTCACTGATATATATTTCAATATTGGTAAATTAAATAAAGAAGATGCGACACACTTAGAATTAAATGAAGGTGATCCATCATTAGAATATGAACAAATATTCTACACAAGTACAGGTATTCCTTTCGACTACTCTAAAATCATATTCCATTATGAAAATTCTAGATTCTATATACCTTCAATTAAATAA
- a CDS encoding FMN-dependent NADH-azoreductase: MSQVLFITAHPHDETVSFSMATAKSFIESYKASNPNDEVVHIDLYNSYIPQIDADVFAGWGKLQSGQGFEELSEGEQGKVRRLNELSDQFVNADKYVFVTPFWNFSFPPVMKAYLDSVSVAGKTFKYTAEGPVGLLPDKKALHIQARGGYYSEGPAADLEMGHRYIGQMMNFYGITDFDGLIVEGHNANPEKAEEIKADAIERAKSLGQTF; encoded by the coding sequence ATGTCACAAGTATTATTTATTACAGCTCATCCACATGATGAAACTGTTTCTTTTTCAATGGCAACAGCTAAATCATTTATCGAAAGTTATAAAGCTTCAAACCCAAATGATGAAGTCGTTCATATCGACTTATACAATTCATACATTCCACAAATTGATGCAGATGTATTCGCTGGTTGGGGTAAATTACAATCAGGGCAAGGATTTGAAGAACTTTCAGAAGGCGAACAAGGCAAAGTACGTCGCTTAAACGAATTAAGTGATCAATTTGTTAATGCAGACAAATATGTATTCGTTACACCATTCTGGAATTTCTCATTCCCACCAGTTATGAAAGCATACTTAGATTCAGTATCAGTAGCTGGCAAAACATTCAAATACACAGCTGAAGGTCCAGTTGGTTTATTACCAGATAAAAAAGCATTACACATTCAAGCACGTGGTGGATACTATAGTGAAGGTCCAGCAGCTGACTTAGAAATGGGTCACCGTTACATCGGACAAATGATGAACTTCTACGGAATTACTGACTTTGACGGTTTAATTGTTGAAGGCCACAATGCTAACCCAGAAAAAGCAGAAGAAATCAAAGCAGACGCAATCGAGCGTGCAAAATCATTAGGACAAACATTCTAA
- a CDS encoding response regulator transcription factor LytR, whose protein sequence is MHALIVDDEPLARNELKYLLNQIGSFSQIEEAENVEETLEQLLSHEFDVIFLDINLMEESGLDLAKKINKMKHVPHIIFATAHDTYAVQAFELEATDYILKPFEKARIEQAINKITNIETQQSVEPKPVKHDEVLPIEIEDRIYVLNVDDIIAISVNQGITTINTTDNEYTTNEPLSFYEKKLSHAKFIRIHRASIINKWHIQSVEHWFNSMYQVTLTGNIKLQVSRSYMKSFKLEIGLV, encoded by the coding sequence ATGCATGCGTTAATTGTTGATGATGAACCGTTAGCACGTAATGAACTGAAATATTTATTGAATCAAATAGGTTCATTTAGTCAAATTGAAGAAGCAGAAAATGTTGAAGAAACTTTGGAACAACTACTGTCACACGAATTTGATGTTATATTTTTAGATATTAATTTGATGGAAGAAAGTGGATTAGATTTAGCGAAGAAAATCAATAAAATGAAACATGTTCCGCATATTATCTTTGCGACTGCTCATGACACATATGCTGTACAAGCATTTGAATTAGAAGCAACAGACTATATCTTGAAACCTTTTGAGAAAGCAAGAATTGAACAAGCGATTAATAAAATTACGAATATCGAGACACAACAATCAGTGGAGCCGAAACCGGTCAAACACGATGAAGTCTTGCCTATTGAAATTGAAGATCGTATTTATGTATTGAATGTAGATGATATTATTGCGATATCTGTCAATCAAGGTATTACGACGATTAATACGACTGACAATGAATATACGACAAACGAGCCACTTAGTTTCTATGAGAAAAAGCTCAGTCACGCTAAATTTATTCGTATTCATCGCGCAAGTATTATCAATAAATGGCATATACAATCGGTTGAACATTGGTTTAATTCGATGTATCAAGTGACGTTGACGGGTAATATCAAATTACAAGTCAGTCGTTCATATATGAAGTCATTTAAATTAGAAATAGGGTTAGTATAA
- a CDS encoding fibrinogen-binding adhesin SdrG C-terminal domain-containing protein, whose product MSSKFRVDGTVKEGDYFTFVIPENLTVDGDIDYSKTDNSMKLVDIKNANGDIVAKGEYNVLSKNGRYIFTNYVNDKENINGFFELPLWTDRKITPYSGNYDVQFDIANQKFNSNIDIDYGNPSMGLPGKDGANVSSFITKIDNASGERTYKQTIYVNSKNNNLRDTIVTLQGYHNDPNTSSTVLNKDVTKFKVYKLADGAKVTDSYYIDPNSSNYIDVTNGVLPYIYDNGDNTITFNFGDINETYIITVDGQYDDSGENVKTRVTETNSDIYGVKRKSYYWDNENIIRTGDGGADGDNRQKYKLGNYVWHDID is encoded by the coding sequence ATGAGTAGCAAATTCAGGGTTGATGGTACAGTTAAAGAAGGTGATTATTTTACATTTGTTATTCCTGAAAATTTAACAGTTGACGGAGATATTGACTATTCAAAAACTGATAATTCTATGAAATTAGTTGATATTAAAAATGCAAATGGAGATATTGTTGCAAAAGGCGAATATAATGTACTTTCTAAAAATGGTAGGTATATTTTCACTAATTATGTAAATGATAAAGAAAATATTAACGGATTTTTTGAGTTACCACTATGGACTGATAGAAAAATCACTCCTTATTCAGGGAACTATGATGTTCAATTTGATATAGCTAATCAAAAATTTAATTCTAATATAGATATTGATTATGGTAATCCGTCGATGGGACTTCCAGGTAAAGATGGAGCAAATGTTTCGTCGTTTATTACAAAAATAGATAATGCTTCAGGAGAACGAACATATAAACAAACTATATATGTGAATTCAAAAAATAACAATTTAAGAGACACAATTGTGACTTTGCAGGGTTATCATAATGATCCTAATACAAGTAGTACAGTTCTAAATAAAGATGTTACTAAATTTAAAGTGTATAAATTAGCTGATGGTGCAAAAGTAACTGACAGTTATTATATTGATCCTAATAGCTCTAATTATATTGATGTTACTAATGGTGTTTTACCATATATCTATGATAATGGTGATAACACTATCACATTTAATTTTGGTGATATCAATGAAACTTACATTATAACTGTAGATGGTCAGTATGATGATAGCGGAGAAAACGTGAAGACAAGAGTAACTGAAACAAATAGTGACATTTATGGTGTAAAAAGGAAATCTTACTATTGGGATAATGAGAACATAATTCGCACTGGTGATGGTGGAGCAGATGGAGATAATAGACAGAAATATAAATTAGGTAATTATGTATGGCATGATATTGACTGA
- the lrgA gene encoding antiholin-like murein hydrolase modulator LrgA, giving the protein MSIVLLISHVMESFMPIPMPASVIGLVLMFIALTAGIIKLEQVEAVGTALTNNIGFLFVPAGISVINSLGILSTSPILIILLIIISTILLLVCTGIFSQMIIKPSEKSAKRTKEINNKRVAGDYA; this is encoded by the coding sequence ATATCAATTGTATTATTAATTTCACATGTCATGGAAAGCTTTATGCCTATACCGATGCCGGCATCTGTTATCGGATTAGTGCTAATGTTTATCGCATTGACGGCAGGTATTATCAAGTTAGAACAAGTAGAAGCGGTTGGTACTGCACTAACGAATAATATCGGATTCTTATTCGTTCCAGCGGGTATATCAGTGATCAACTCATTAGGCATTTTAAGTACGAGTCCAATACTTATCATATTACTGATTATTATTTCTACAATTTTATTACTTGTTTGTACGGGTATCTTTTCACAAATGATCATTAAACCAAGTGAAAAATCAGCTAAACGTACGAAAGAAATTAACAATAAACGGGTGGCAGGTGATTATGCATGA